The Paraburkholderia sp. FT54 genome includes a region encoding these proteins:
- a CDS encoding putative quinol monooxygenase: MIHVIATITAQPGQREAVLALFNKNRPAVLAEEGCISYEAVVDVPDFGTIQTPLGTDTFAVIERWESAEALKAHAASAHMAEYGRNTRPLLVSRVINVLQAC; the protein is encoded by the coding sequence ATGATTCATGTTATTGCAACGATCACTGCCCAGCCCGGTCAACGCGAAGCCGTGCTGGCGCTCTTCAACAAGAACCGTCCGGCGGTGCTGGCGGAAGAGGGGTGTATCAGCTACGAGGCCGTAGTCGACGTGCCGGACTTCGGGACGATTCAGACACCGCTCGGCACGGACACCTTTGCTGTAATCGAACGTTGGGAAAGCGCGGAAGCGTTGAAGGCGCATGCGGCCTCCGCGCATATGGCCGAATATGGACGCAATACTCGTCCGTTGCTCGTGAGCCGCGTCATCAACGTGCTTCAGGCCTGCTAA
- a CDS encoding N-acyl homoserine lactonase family protein: MAFTIVPIRCGDIVNHERSCFLYRKNCGSARLHAPCIAWLLRSASHTIVVDAGPGSRSRAPQCYTETDAGIDDLLQYGLAREGVDPASVELVILTHLHNDHVGGARLFTNARFHVQEAELKEAVWPVPFQRPIYETNQRGHTPPWVDILDRMDVAFGDADVVPGVRVLRLPGHTAGSQGVLVDTQAGPYLIAGDLIPLYENWPEDGSEPIPNGNHTDLRAYDESFRRIAALGATVLPAHEPRVFDRKVYPPPPIR, translated from the coding sequence ATGGCATTCACCATCGTACCGATCCGCTGCGGCGATATCGTCAACCATGAGCGATCGTGCTTTTTGTACCGCAAGAACTGCGGTTCCGCGCGCCTGCATGCGCCGTGTATTGCGTGGTTGCTGCGCAGCGCTAGCCATACGATCGTCGTCGATGCTGGACCGGGTTCCCGCTCGCGCGCACCGCAGTGCTACACCGAGACAGATGCCGGAATCGACGACCTGCTGCAATACGGACTGGCGCGCGAAGGCGTCGACCCGGCTTCCGTCGAACTGGTCATTCTCACGCATCTGCATAACGACCATGTCGGCGGCGCGCGGTTGTTCACGAACGCGCGCTTTCACGTCCAGGAAGCGGAGTTGAAAGAGGCGGTCTGGCCGGTGCCGTTCCAACGTCCGATCTACGAAACCAACCAGCGCGGCCACACTCCACCGTGGGTGGACATTCTCGACCGGATGGACGTGGCGTTCGGTGACGCCGACGTGGTGCCCGGCGTCCGCGTGTTGCGCCTGCCGGGGCATACGGCGGGCTCACAGGGTGTGCTGGTCGACACGCAGGCAGGACCGTATCTCATCGCGGGCGACCTGATTCCGCTCTACGAAAACTGGCCGGAAGACGGCAGCGAGCCGATCCCGAACGGCAACCACACGGACCTGCGCGCATACGACGAAAGCTTCCGCCGCATCGCAGCGCTTGGAGCAACAGTGCTGCCAGCCCATGAGCCACGGGTTTTCGATCGCAAGGTGTATCCTCCACCGCCGATCCGGTAA